The genomic window GATCTACCACGACGCCTTCAGCCCCGACGCGTCGCCGGCCCTGTGGAGCGAGGCGTTCCTCGCGGCGTGCGCGCGGGCGCTGCGGCCGGGCGGCCGCTGGGTCAGCTACACGGTCGCGGGCGCGGTCCGGCGGCGCCTCGCCGCCGCCGGCCTCGACGTCCGCAAGGCGCCCGGCCCGCCGGGCGGGAAGCGCGAGATGACGGTCGCGACGCGCCCCACCCCCGAGACGTGACGCGCCCGGGGTGTGCGGATGGCGCGGTCAGCGCTACACCCAGGGGATCAGGTTCTTGCCCCAGGGCGTCGCCCACAGCACGAACAACGCACCGACGGCGTAGAAGATCAACGAGCGGCGGAACTTCCCGGCGTCCGACGGCGCCCGCCGCGCGAGCGACGTGCCGAGCTGCACCGCCACGACCGCGAGGATCATCGTCGTCGCGTGCTCGATGAGCAGCAGGCGGCCGGTGAGGGGGGCGGCGATGCCGCCGGCGATGAGCGGCGTGACGCCGTACAGCACGATGCCGATCAGCAACTGCGTGTGCATGGAGATCGTGAAGATGCGGGCCGCTCCCGACGCGTTCGCGCCCCAGCGGGCCTGCGTGAGGAGGCCCCGCGCCATCGTGACCAGGGCGTACGCCCCGCCCAGCACGACGACCCAGCGCAGCAGGTTGTGAAAGCCCTTGAGGAATTCGTACATGACGCCGCGAGTGTACCGGGCCGCCCGCCCCGCCGGGGCGCCCGGCGGTACCCTTCGCGCGTGATCACCGCGGACGTCCTGATCCTGGGGGGCGGCGTCGCCGGCCTCACGCTGGCGCGCACCCTCGCCGGCGACGGGGTCGCCGTCGCGCTGCTCGACGCCGGCGCGGCCGACGGCCCGGACGCCCGCTGGACGTCGGCCGGTGCGTCGGGCCTCCCGCGGGCGCTGCTGAACCCCTGGCGCGGCCGGAAGGGGGACGCCCACCCGGACGACCTCGCCGGCCTCGCCGCGACGTGGGGCTTGGCCGACGCCCTGGCGGGCGAGGGGGCGACGACCGGCGCGGTGCGCAGCGGGGTGCTGCGCGTCCCCGGATCCGCGCGCCAGGCGCGCGCCTGGCGCGACCGCCTCGGGGGCGAGGCCGCCCTCGCGTGGCTCGAGGGCGACGCCCTCCCCCCGACCCTGCACGCGCCGTTCGGGGCGCTCCTGGTGACGGACGGCGGGTGGATCGATCCCCCCCGCTGGCTCGGGGCGCTCGCGGCGTCCGCCCGTCGGCACGGCGCGACCCTTCGCGGTGGGGTCCGCATCGACCGCCTGGTGCGCGCCGCGGACGGCATCTGGACCGCCCGCGCAGCGGGGCACGACGTCGCGTCCGCCGCGCGCGTCGCGGTCGCCGTCGGCGCGGACGCGCGGCCCGCCCTCGACGGCGCACCCGACCCGTGGCCGGCGTGGGACCGGACGCGCGGCGACGAGGTCCACCTCGTCCCCGACCCCACCGATCCCACCGACGCCGCGGACCCCACCGACGCCGCGGGCCCCACCGATGCGGTGGACCGCGCCGCCGTCCGCCTCCCCCGCCCCCTGGCCGGCGGGATCTACGCCGCGCCGGACCGGCCGGACGGGACGGGCGGCGTGTGGGTCGGGGGCGGGCACCGCCCCCCCGACGTGGACGACCCCGACGCCCCGGCGAACCTGCGACGCGCCCTGGCCTGGGCGCTGCCGGGCCTGGAGGGGGCCCGCGTCGGCGCCACCTGGTCCGGGGTCCGCGCCAAGCGCGAGGGCGCGCGACCCGACGTGCGCGAGGTCGCGCCGGGCGTCTGGACGTTCGGGGCGTTCGCCGGCCGGGGGTTCCTCGTCGCCGCGCTGGAGGCGCGCCGGCTGGCCGACGCCTGGCGGGCCCTACCCCGCGACGGGTGAGGCGTCGCCGTCACGCGGCGCGAACCCGGCACAGCGCAGCAACGGTTGCGGCGGGTACTTGGGAAGCTGCGGATGGTCGCACCGGAGGTACACCGCACCCGACGCGCTGGGCACGACCCGCGCGAAGGCGCAGCCGCCGCACGTCCCCCCGCGCGCGGCGCGGCGCAGGACCTCCGGAGCGGGTCCGGAGGGCGGTCCCGCCGGTCGGCGGGGCACGTCAGATGCGGGGGAGGGCGAAGAGTTCGTCGGCGAGGTGCTCGAGGCGGGCCTTCGTGAACGGACGGCGGCGCTCGACGAGGCCCCCGCCGTCCTTCGCCAGCGTCAGGGTCCGGTAGGCGTGCGAGTCGACCGGGTGCAGCACGACCTCCTTGAACACCGCGTGCCGGGGGCTGGCGTTCGCCAGCAGGACCGGCCGCCCGTCCGGCAGCGAGAGGCTGGCCGACATCACGGTCGTCGGGAGGTCGTAGGGGCGCTCCATGCGGTAGATGTAGTCGGGGAAGTCCCCCTCCTTCTCGAAGCGGACCCCCTCGCGCTCGTCGGCGACCTCACGCATCCACCGCAGCAACTCCGCCCACGCGTCGTAGAAGGCGCCGTCGTCCTGAGCCATGTGTGCAGTCTATCGCACGGCGATGACGGATCCCGACTATCGTGAGGGCGTGACGGCGGACGACCGGAGGCAGGCGTGACGCTCGGCGTGGCGGAGGTGCTCGGGGGCCTCCTCGCCGTGCTCGGGGGCCTCCTAGCGGCGGCGCTGCTCCTCGCCGCCGCGGCCCTGGTGACGCG from Trueperaceae bacterium includes these protein-coding regions:
- a CDS encoding FAD-dependent oxidoreductase; the encoded protein is MITADVLILGGGVAGLTLARTLAGDGVAVALLDAGAADGPDARWTSAGASGLPRALLNPWRGRKGDAHPDDLAGLAATWGLADALAGEGATTGAVRSGVLRVPGSARQARAWRDRLGGEAALAWLEGDALPPTLHAPFGALLVTDGGWIDPPRWLGALAASARRHGATLRGGVRIDRLVRAADGIWTARAAGHDVASAARVAVAVGADARPALDGAPDPWPAWDRTRGDEVHLVPDPTDPTDAADPTDAAGPTDAVDRAAVRLPRPLAGGIYAAPDRPDGTGGVWVGGGHRPPDVDDPDAPANLRRALAWALPGLEGARVGATWSGVRAKREGARPDVREVAPGVWTFGAFAGRGFLVAALEARRLADAWRALPRDG
- a CDS encoding NADH-quinone oxidoreductase subunit 15, translating into MAQDDGAFYDAWAELLRWMREVADEREGVRFEKEGDFPDYIYRMERPYDLPTTVMSASLSLPDGRPVLLANASPRHAVFKEVVLHPVDSHAYRTLTLAKDGGGLVERRRPFTKARLEHLADELFALPRI